A single Ziziphus jujuba cultivar Dongzao chromosome 11, ASM3175591v1 DNA region contains:
- the LOC107405318 gene encoding small RNA-binding protein 11, chloroplastic, with protein sequence MAAFVRRIPGNCLQYTCMSNPNKSSSYCFSRVFSSTIIVKGFPFSTTDERLAEVFSQFGEITEVKIVKNKDSNKSKGFGFVTFTGESDAQKAKMEMNGQLLDGRALLVDNKSPERRFKDARKRTNQAGG encoded by the exons ATGGCTGCATTTGTAAGACGAATTCCTGGAAACTGTCTTCAATATACCTGCATGTCGAATCCAAACAAGTCTTCATCGTACTGCTTCTCTAGGGTATTTTCTTCCACAATCATTGTTAAAG GTTTTCCTTTCTCTACAACAGATGAGAGGTTGGCTGAAGTATTCTCACAATTTGGTGAAATCACTGAAG TTAAAATAGTGAAGAACAAAGACTCAAACAAGTCTAAAGGTTTTGGATTTGTGACGTTCACTGGTGAAAGTGATGCCCAGAAGGCTAAGATGGAGATGAATGGacag TTATTGGATGGGCGTGCTCTCCTTGTAGACAATAAATCTCCTGAAAGACGTTTCAAGGATGCTCGCAAGAGAACCAATCAAGCCGGTGGATGA
- the LOC107405319 gene encoding plant cysteine oxidase 2, which produces MKMDDGFGLVETEGNNNNKDVVVVRHGPHRHMGRVGYVKRVIGKRKCRRVRVKKTTSPPEVSMVLQQLFLSCRQVFHGPGSVPLPADVQNLCTILDIMQPEDVGLCRDLQFFNPEIQHLKGTPRVTYTTIYKCHNFSLCIFFIPANGVIPLHNHPGMTVFSKLLMGKMHIKSYDWVDPPTIANSNQHHHSLTPISQLRLAKLKADSVFTAPCDTSVLYPTSGGNIHAFTSITPCAVLDVMGPPYSSEDGRDCSYYKDHPYASFSNGEIGGQVSKEEGEDCYAWLEEIEMPENSHMDGIEYLGPQVMDM; this is translated from the exons ATGAAAATGGATGATGGTTTTGGATTGGTGGAGACGGAggggaataataataataaggacgTGGTTGTTGTTAGGCATGGTCCGCATAGACATATGGGTCGGGTTGGATACGTGAAGAGGGTAATCGGGAAGCGAAAATGCAGACGTGTTAGAGTTAAAAAGACGACTTCGCCCCCGGAGGTTTCAATGGTTCTTCAGCAGCTGTTTTTGTCTTGCCGACAAGTTTTCCATGGCCCTGGAAGTGTTCCTTTGCCCGCTGATGTGCAAAACCTATGTACTATTCttg ATATTATGCAGCCAGAAGATGTAGGGTTATGTCGGGATCTGCAATTCTTTAACCCAGAAATTCAACATCTCAAAGGGACTCCTAGAGTCACTTACACTACCATTTACAAGTGCCATAATTTTTCG TTGTGTATCTTCTTCATTCCTGCAAATGGCGTGATTCCTCTACACAACCATCCAGGAATGACTGTGTTTAGCAAACTTCTTATGGGAAAGATGCACATCAAATCTTATGATTGGGTTGATCCTCCTACCATCGCCAATTCAAATCAACATCATCACTCTCTCACACCGATCTCCCAAT TGAGATTGGCAAAGTTGAAAGCTGATAGTGTGTTTACTGCTCCTTGTGATACGTCTGTATTATACCCAACAAGTGGAGGGAATATCCATGCCTTTACATCTATAACCCCTTGCGCAGTGCTTGATGTAATGGGACCTCCTTATTCTTCAGAAGATGGTCGAGACTGTTCCTATTACAAAGATCATCCTTATGCTTCATTTTCAA ATGGAGAGATAGGAGGACAAGTGAGTAAGGAGGAGGGAGAAGATTGTTATGCATGGTTGGAAGAGATTGAGATGCCTGAGAATTCACACATGGATGGAATTGAATATTTGGGTCCacaagttatggacatgtaa
- the LOC107405323 gene encoding probable inactive leucine-rich repeat receptor-like protein kinase At3g03770 has product MAKLSHHSQFLVLVIILLSICHSEQAQSSQSQTLLRIQALLNFPTILSGWDNNTDFCNSEPTSSSSVICYEGSVTQLHIIGKKGAPLLPRNFSIDSFMTTLVKLQDLKVLTLVSLGLWGPLPGKVSRLPSLEILNVSSNFLYGAIPQELSSLTSLQTIILDDNMFSGRLPNWLSSFSVLAVLSLKNNLFNGSLPTSFSDLENLRILSLSHNHFYGQVPDFSHLTNLQVLELEDNAFGPQFPRLGNKLVTLVLSKNKFRSGIPAEVSSYYQLQYLDISFNTFVGPFPTLLLSLPSITHLNIAENKLTGMLFDNLSCNADLKFVDLSSNFLTGSLPNCLVPDSKDKVVLFSRNCLATRKQNQHPFPFCRNEALAVGILPDRKKQKQASKAVLALGIIGGVFGGIALVGLIFLIYRRLSSKRAINKSPTRSITENASSGYTSKLLSDARYISQTVKLGALGLPGYRTFSLEELKEATDNFDSSAFTGEGSHGQLYRGQLKDGSLVVISCQKMKKSQSTQNFMHYLELILKLRHRHLVSALGHCFECYLDDSSVSRIFLIFEYVPNGTLRSWISEGRPRRSLNWMDRIAAAIGIAKGVQFLQSLMIPGVNSNNLEITDILLDLNLVPKISSYNLPFLGDNMVKFGHGISSGGSRDLSIDTRLEQENKNDIYNFGVILLEIIRGKPIKSADQVDVLRDHIQLAVTADYSARRSVVDPAVNKVCLDQSLKTMMEICIRCLLKNPEDRPSVEDVLWNLQYAAQVQDAWRGEYRSSEDSSISP; this is encoded by the exons ATGGCAAAACTATCCCACCATTCTCAGTTTCTAGTTCTTGTTATCATTTTGCTTTCAATTTGTCATTCTGAGCAAGCTCAATCCTCCCAATCTCAGACCCTTCTAAGAATTCAGGCACTTTTAAACTTTCCAACCATTTTAAGTGGCTGGGATAACAATACAGATTTTTGTAACTCTGAACCAACTTCATCTTCCAGTGTTATTTGCTATGAAGGAAGCGTAACCCAACTCCATATAATTGGGAAAAAGGGAGCTCCTCTGTTGCCTCGGAACTTCTCTATAGATTCCTTCATGACAACTCTTGTCAAGCTTCAAGATTTGAAAGTCTTGACATTGGTTTCTCTTGGTTTATGGGGACCTTTGCCTGGTAAAGTCTCGCGTTTACCGTCATTGGAAATACTCAATGTGAGTTCGAATTTCCTTTATGGTGCCATCCCTCAGGAGCTTTCGTCATTGACAAGCCTCCAAACAATCATTCTTGATGATAACATGTTCTCTGGTAGGCTGCCAAATTGGTTGAGTTCATTCTCAGTTTTGGCCGTTTTGAGTTTGAAGAACAATCTGTTCAATGGTTCTTTGCCAACTTCTTTTTCTGATCTGGaaaatctaagaattctttCCCTTTCACATAACCATTTTTATGGTCAGGTTCCTGATTTTAGTCACTTGACAAACCTTCAAGTTCTTGAATTGGAAGATAATGCATTTGGACCGCAGTTTCCTCGACTTGGAAACAAGTTGGTTACCCTTGTACTGAGTAAGAACAAGTTTAGGTCTGGTATTCCTGCTGAAGTGAGCTCCTATTATCAGCTTCAATATCTGGACATCTCTTTCAATACGTTTGTGGGGCCATTTCCGACATTGTTGCTGTCGCTGCCTTCCATTACTCATCTAAATATTGCAGAAAACAAACTCACAGGAATGCTTTTCGATAACCTATCTTGCAATGCTGATCTTAAATTTGtagatttgtcctcaaattttTTGACTGGGAGTCTACCCAACTGTCTTGTGCCTGACTCTAAGGACAAGGTTGTACTGTTTTCTAGGAATTGTTTAGCaactaggaaacaaaatcaGCATCCATTTCCATTTTGTCGAAATGAGGCTTTAGCAGTGGGAATCTTACCAgatagaaagaaacaaaagcaaGCTTCGAAAGCAGTTCTAGCCCTGGGTATAATTGGAGGTGTATTCGGAGGGATTGCACTTGttggtttaattttcttaatatatagAAGACTCAGTTCCAAGAGGGCAATTAACAAATCTCCAACAAGATCAATAACAGAGAACGCGTCATCTGGTTATACCTCTAAGTTGCTCTCTGATGCAA GGTATATATCTCAAACAGTGAAGCTGGGAGCACTTGGTCTTCCAGGTTATCGAACCTTTTCATTGGAAGAACTTAAGGAGGCGACAGATAACTTCGATTCGTCTGCTTTTACGGGTGAAGGTTCTCATGGACAG TTGTACAGAGGACAGCTGAAGGATGGCTCTCTTGTTGTCATTAGttgccaaaaaatgaaaaaaagccAAAGCACTCAAAATTTTATGCATTACCTAGAGTTGATTTTGAAACTCAGACATCGCCATTTGGTCAGTGCTCTTGGACATTGTTTCGAATGTTACCTGGATGATTCTAGTGTCAGCAGAATATTTCTCATCTTTGAATATGTACCAAATGGGACACTTAGGAGCTGGATATCTG AGGGTCGTCCAAGACGATCGCTTAATTGGATGGATCGCATTGCAGCTGCTATAGGCATTGCAAAGGGTGTACAATTTTTGCAATCATTGATGATACCTGGTGTAAATTCAAACAATCTTGAGATAACAGACATTTTACTGGATCTAAACCTTGTTCCGAAAATTAGCAGCTATAACCTCCCTTTTTTAGGTGACAACATGGTTAAG TTTGGTCATGGAATTTCTTCGGGTGGATCCAGAGATCTCAGCATTGATACAAG GTTGGAACAGGAAAACAAGAATGATATTTACAACTTTGGAGTGATACTATTAGAAATCATCAGGGGGAAACCAATAAAGTCTGCAGATCAAGTGGATGTACTCAGAGATCAC ATACAACTAGCAGTTACAGCTGATTATTCAGCTAGAAGAAGCGTCGTTGATCCAGCAGTTAATAAGGTTTGCTTGGATCAATCATTGAAGACAATGATGGAAATATGTATTAGGTGTTTGCTTAAGAACCCAGAAGACAGACCTTCAGTTGAGGACGTGCTGTGGAACTTGCAGTATGCTGCTCAAGTTCAGGATGCATGGAGGGGTGAATACCGAAGCAGCGAGGACTCTTCAATCTCACCTTAA
- the LOC107405321 gene encoding LOB domain-containing protein 20 — MSDHHHPQQPPDHAISESRRKPTGKRATTSPTADPAASSESAPPAPCGACKFLRRKCVSGCIFAPHFGSDQGAARFAAVHKVFGASNVSKLLLHIPVNRRQDAVVTISYEAQARLSDPVYGCVSTILALQQQVAALQSELAMVQSQLMNSRFAFANVLQNSQLQQAQQQVVQEQSIGMVQAQPAYSANNSSASINHINIGSFTSTFELAGADTAPSSQSLEPLQLSRPSQDEEEDEEESRIPHVFINEILHRR; from the exons ATGTCAGATCACCATCACCCCCAACAACCTCCCGACCATGCCATCTCCGAATCCAGACGAAAGCCCACCGGAAAGCGTGCTACTACCTCTCCAACGGCAGACCCGGCAGCCTCAAGTGAATCAGCACCACCAGCTCCATGTGGAGCCTGTAAGTTCTTGAGGAGGAAGTGTGTTAGTGGATGCATCTTTGCACCCCACTTTGGTTCTGACCAAGGAGCTGCTCGGTTCGCTGCGGTTCACAAAGTGTTCGGTGCTAGCAACGTGTCCAAGCTCTTGTTGCATATTCCGGTAAACCGGAGACAGGATGCGGTGGTTACCATTTCGTATGAAGCTCAAGCCAGGCTCTCTGATCCCGTTTATGGTTGTGTCTCCACCATCCTTGCTCTACAACAACAG GTGGCTGCATTACAATCGGAGCTGGCAATGGTGCAGAGCCAACTGATGAACAGTAGGTTTGCATTTGCAAACGTACTGCAAAACTCACAGCTTCAACAGGCTCAACAGCAAGTAGTGCAAGAGCAGAGCATTGGGATGGTGCAGGCTCAGCCGGCATACTCCGCCAATAACTCTTCAGCTTCTATTAATCACATCAATATAGGCAGCTTCACCTCTACTTTCGAGCTTGCCGGAGCCGATACTGCACCGTCTTCTCAGAGCTTGGAGCCACTGCAGCTTTCTCGGCCATCccaagatgaagaggaagatGAGGAAGAGAGTCGGATTCCCCATGTGTTCATCAATGAGATTCTTCACCGCAGATGA
- the LOC132800027 gene encoding RING-H2 finger protein ATL48-like has protein sequence MVMTLASMNVNIDVDAERVAGRLNREEEEEEEEEAANSSSSSSTLDICLNVKMRMVCSNGFNYEFPEIPTQITSISLPGHPNSIQNPTICRSSIQIGLSNCLSDPDQAHLHGAADALLIPSSYISPDPTPILLDQQQHRPISAIDLLAQRVASTASSLLAEKSDNCSDGFGLILFHFSARVEFETVLTGVNPAICTIFEKENKKVIALDKLKKKHTFQVSSSSRNQKEEEEFVGSDCRICLQDLWATGIYLMRLPNCTHVFHQKCILSWLKESNSCPLCRNFCLENLDDLMTDLTI, from the coding sequence ATGGTGATGACATTGGCCTCCATGAATGTAAACATTGACGTTGACGCAGAACGTGTTGCAGGGCGGTTGAAccgggaagaagaagaagaagaagaagaagaagcagctaattcttcatcttcttcttctacgCTGGACATCTGTTTGAACGTCAAGATGCGAATGGTTTGCAGCAATGGCTTCAATTACGAATTCCCAGAAATTCCCACACAGATTACTTCAATCTCTCTGCCTGGTCATCCCAATAGCATTCAAAATCCCACCATATGCCGATCCAGCATTCAAATTGGACTTTCAAATTGTTTATCGGACCCCGACCAGGCCCACCTCCATGGCGCCGCAGACGCTCTTCTCATCCCATCATCGTATATATCTCCTGATCCAACCCCAATACTACTTGACCAGCAACAGCACCGCCCAATAAGCGCCATTGATCTTTTGGCCCAGCGAGTGGCATCCACTGCATCATCACTTTTGGCCGAGAAGTCTGATAATTGTTCAGATGGATTTGGATTGATATTATTTCACTTTTCGGCTCGTGTGGAATTTGAAACTGTTTTAACTGGTGTTAACCCAGCTATATGTACTATTTTTGAGAAGGAAAATAAGAAAGTTATTGCACTTGACAAGTTGAAGAAGAAGCACACTTTtcaagtttcttcttcttcaagaaatcaaaaggaggaggaggaattTGTGGGTAGCGATTGCAGAATTTGCTTGCAGGACTTATGGGCTACTGGCATTTACTTGATGCGTCTGCCTAATTGCACCCATGTTTTTCACCAAAAATGCATCCTTTCATGGTTGAAGGAATCCAATTCGTGTCCTCTCTGTAGAAACTTTTGTTTGGAAAATCTAGATGATCTCATGACTGATTTAAccatttaa
- the LOC107405316 gene encoding RING-H2 finger protein ATL48, with protein MVKVAAVNVSVDREEQVAEQLDRIESSLSSLNESPELLCAKDLLLRPIQILDEHQPVCIIDLVAQRVASSASFSSSSSLNNSNFNSNSDLFGMFHFVAHVEIVSVLTGIAPQMGLIFKRDLKKFNAIDELKKQAFHVASSSSSSSSANQEDEGLLVGDCSICLQDLSATGIDLIRLPNCSHAFHLKCILSWLKKSDFCPLCRDLCLQKS; from the exons ATGGTGAAGGTGGCCGCCGTGAATGTAAGCGTTGATAGAGAAGAACAGGTTGCAGAGCAGTTGGAccg TATTGAGTCTAGCCTTTCGAGCCTCAATGAATCCCCCGAACTCCTTTGTGCCAAAGATCTTCTTCTCAGACCGATCCAAATCCTCGATGAGCACCAGCCAGTTTGCATCATTGATCTTGTGGCCCAGCGAGTGGCATCTTCTGCATcgttttcatcatcatcatcattgaaTAATTCCAATTTCAATTCTAATTCAGATTTATTTGGAATGTTTCACTTTGTGGCTCATGTGGAAATTGTGTCTGTTTTAACTGGTATTGCCCCTCAGATGGGGCTTATTTTCAAGCGGGATCTTAAGAAATTCAATGCAATTGACGAGTTGAAGAAGCAGGCCTTTCATGttgcttcttcttcctcttcttcttcttcagccaATCAAGAGGACGAGGGGTTGTTGGTGGGTGATTGCAGTATTTGCTTGCAGGATTTATCTGCTACCGGCATTGACTTGATCCGTCTGCCTAATTGCAGTCATGCTTTTCACCTAAAATGCATCCTTTCATGGTTGAAGAAATCTGATTTCTGTCCTCTTTGTAGAGATTTATGTTTGCAAAAATCATGa
- the LOC107405317 gene encoding uncharacterized protein LOC107405317, translating into MYQDLFSERPLFGGAIASTFPDRFQDVSNIRQVPDHQEVFVDPARDESLIFELLDLKHDVGDNGSATWFLQDLATEQDAEGSMVIEQSGVIEAPALCYRNTPAVVTTAVGQMAISKGRQGREAQNIVRVYVANLRLKEVTTDVLITAYEPIHINPLSESANAVAAGFAVPATQSGCMPMAEVFKLAVSSFKVNEWSLFGNVA; encoded by the exons ATGTACCAAGATTTATTTTCTGAGCGCCCTCTGTTCGGCGGTGCAATAGCTAGCACGTTTCCTGATAGGTTCCAG GATGTGAGCAACATTCGGCAAGTTCCTGATCATCAG GAGGTGTTTGTGGACCCTGCCCGGGATGAGAGTTTGATCTTTGAGCTATTGGATTTGAAGCACGATGTTGGTGATAATGGAAGTGCTACATGGTTTCTTCAAGATCTTGCCACTGAACAAGATGCTGAAGGAAGCATG GTTATTGAACAGTCTGGAGTTATCGAGGCCCCTGCATTATGTTACAGGAACACACCTGCCGTTGTTACAACTGCAGTAGGCCAAATG GCAATTTCCAAGGGGCGGCAAGGAAGGGAAGCACAAAACATTGTGAGG GTTTATGTGGCAAATCTGCGTCTTAAGGAAGTTACTACAGATGTGCTAATTACTGCTTATGAGCCCATTCACATAAA TCCTCTGAGCGAAAGTGCTAATGCTGTTGCTGCTGGTTTTGCTGTTCCTGCTACACAATCTGGATGTATGCCAATGGCTGAGGTCTTTAAACTTGCTGTCTCTAGCTTCAAGGTGAACGAGTGGAGCCTTTTTGGTAATGTGGCCTGA